The following is a genomic window from Argonema galeatum A003/A1.
TCGTCCGTGAAATTCTATACTGTAGCCAAAAGTGAGAACAACATAGCCTACTGCTTCACCATCTGCACAAATTAACCATACCATCGCCAGTTTATCGTTATTAAATATTTCCTCTAAACAACGGCGGATAATCTGATGGTTAAATTGCAAATGCTCTATTTCATAAAACTCCTGCATAAATGTCAAGAGTAAATCAATATCGTTGTTGGTTGCGGTTCTAAAAGTTATTTCCATCTCTACTAGAAGTGAATGTTATAGGACTTACGCTTTTCGCCCCCCTAGCCCCCCAAATCTGGGGGGAACAGGATTCTTCTCCCCCCAAATCTGGGGGGCTAGGGGGGCAAAGTCCTATGTTAATGACTTTGTTGAGTGCGTTGTACAGTGTCTGTGAAAAGGAACAGCCGATCGCCAGCTTGCTTCGCTGCATTCGGGGTCATACCTAAACAAGATTTTTGTAACATAAGGAACTTACTGCATAACCGTACAGTGTGAGCCCGTACTGATTGGCAAAGCCGTAGGCATAAACCATTGCCGTGTTGTAAACATTTAGCGTATCTTATAACAAAGTAGGATACGGGTGCTTGGTAGCGGTATATTTATCGTTTTTGTCCGATCGCATAAATTACCGCTCTTCTAGCTGAATAGATTATGAGCAGATATCGACGATCTGCCAGTCACTCATACTTAAAGGACAACGATCTATGCAAAAGACCGTTAAATCGACTGTAGCAGCAGCTTTGATACCCTTGGCTGTGCTAAGTGCGATCGCCAATTTCCCTCCAGCAGCGACAGCAACACCAATCGTTGAGGTAGCCGCCACCAAACAGCTAAGACGCGACTCACGACGCATTTCTGAAGACTATTACATAAACAACTATGAGAGAGCCATTAGTAGGGGGATTATCCGTAGACCGGGTGGAGTTAGAGATGCATACCAGGCTCTTGATTTAGCAGAACAAGCCCTCAGAAGGGGCGATCGCAATGAAGCTGCACGTCGTATCGCTCAAGCCTTAGTCATATTTGA
Proteins encoded in this region:
- a CDS encoding GNAT family N-acetyltransferase, producing the protein MEITFRTATNNDIDLLLTFMQEFYEIEHLQFNHQIIRRCLEEIFNNDKLAMVWLICADGEAVGYVVLTFGYSIEFHGRDALVDELYIRSGYRAQGIGTKTLKFVETFCQSLGIKALHLVVAYENSKAKSVYQKAGFIEHDRYIMTNWIGKDE